The DNA sequence GTTCAGTGCAATTGCCTCACAGTTTCATTGCAAAAGTTCTCACAGTTCTCCAAAAGTAACAAGTTTTATTTAAACCACATAATAAGGTTGGGTTATCATGAAAACTACATTTTTCGTGAGGACGTGAGATGACTGCAAagtaataaacatataaagtCATAGAATTTGTAGTGAAAATAGctgcattaaaaaatagacCTTTCGTTCTTCATGAGATTCAGATCAACACCCATTCATTCAGCATGGTGATGGATCCACCACAGATCACCATGATTGAAAGGCCTAACATAGTTCTCCGTCCTCATAATATTTAAGGGTTCTCATTTGAACCCTTCCCCCGTACCATTTATATAAGATTGGTTCAAATCGAAATCTCTTATTTGTGAGAAACCTTGCATTGTATTTTAAGTAATTCATGAACCTATAAGTGATTCTCTCTGAACCTATAAGTTACTGAACTGAACTCAACACTCTGCGAATACAGTTACCTATTCGTTCATGTAAATTCTCAGAGTCTAGTCTTTAATGCTGGCAAAagagattttaaaattgtatttttgcTGGATGCGCTTTGCATTTTGTCTACAAAAATCTGTAACATGAGATGTCTTGCGTACAGACCATTGCAGTTGTGCCTGTTATTCCACTTGGAGTTGTACAACTAGGCTCCCTTCATAAGGTATCTTAACTGTACCTCAAGTTCTCATCTTCATCTTGTTCATTCTGTTATTTATGCAAGGTACAAGGGGAGTGTTATGCAAAATGCATGCCCTCATTTTCTGATATTTCTTGCTTTGTATGTGACGCATATCTCAGACAAGCTGAAGAACTTGCAATTCTTAGGTTATTGGTAACTTTACTTCTTTTGTGATTGTTGATGAAAAAGTATTTTAATGCTATGCTATATGTAATAATTTGGCATTTCCTATACTTGTTCTTGATTGTTGGAAAATTTAGCACAACTATTTCTCCTTACCATCTTATCTTGAACATTAGCTATTCCTGTGGAAAACtgttcattttttcttattataatCACACACTAAATTAATTTCCAACCAATTGTTGTCTGAGTGCCTATGACCTACTTTGAAATAGTTCTAATTGACAGGCAAGAAGACTAGACCCCATTAGTTTAATTTAGCTCTGAAGTATTATGAGGTTTCATTGTGGCTTGCCtttgatgaaatgaaaaatgccAGCAAGTGGTCAAGGTGTATGAAGAAAACTCTTAAATCTGTTCTTATGCGTAGTATTCTTTGACTGTATCAGATTGCTGAGGATTTGAAGCTGGTTGACCATATCAGAAATGTTTTCTGTAACAAGCAAGATTCCTTAGCTGGTGGTATCCCAACCTCATTTGAGAATACTTCTCGGGTGGGTGGTGAATCTGTCGTTCCATCTCTCATATGCCCCTCCCAACACACAAATGCAGATTTATGCTACattactaattttatcttaataaCTTATGCCATTGCATGCCTTTTCAGTTAGATACATGCATAAGAGCTTCACATCCAGCTTTTCAGCATTGCGTGGCTAAAGTAAAAGGGTCCGAGGATGAGGTGGATTTTTGGTCTCAGTTGATTTCACCGCTTGGGGAGTATGTTAATAATGATCATATTTTGCCTCCAAAGGGGgggtttttaaataaaaatctgaaaatgaAGATGCATGAAAGTGCAGAATGCTCGAACCCTGAGAATGATATTCTACTACCCTCAAGTTGTGAAAATATCCTTACAAGGCAACAACAAGGAGAGATGGAATTTGTTAATGATTCAAAACATGTTGGAGAATCGAATGGTGTTGGGAATTCAGGGAAGATAGCAGAAGTTATTTGTGCGGCACCCATCAATAATGTCAGGATTGAAAAGTCTAGCTTATGTAATGAAACCCTACGTACTGAAGGTTCTCAAATGTTCGCATCCAATATTCCTACATACAATATCAAGTCCCCAGCTTTTCCAGAACTTCCGAGCCTTCAAATGCGTCTAGATTCAAACCCAGAAGTACCGATCAGGCCTAATTGTGTTGAGATGCAGACTTCACCTTTCAGTTTCTGTGCTGGCTATGAACTGTTTGAGGCATTGGGACCACCTTTCCAGAAACAAAATGATTGTGTCTGGGAGGCAGAAAATATTGGTTCAGAGATGGCCGTTGAGATTTCTAAGGGCATGAGCAGTTGCAGTCTGCTGATGGAGAACTCTGATATGCACCTTCTAGATGCAGTGGTGGCTAAGGCGAGTCACAAGGGAGATGACACAGAAAGTGAGATGTCATGCCGCGATACTGGGGAATCTCTATTGACTGCTGACAGAACACCTTGCAATAGTGTAGGCACTCTGAGTTCGGCAGGTTTTTCATTTGACCGAGACACGTCATGTAGCTTCAACTCAGTGACCTACGGTTCTGAGTCTATGAAAGGTATCTCACCAACCAGTTCTAGAGGCAGTGAA is a window from the Salvia hispanica cultivar TCC Black 2014 chromosome 1, UniMelb_Shisp_WGS_1.0, whole genome shotgun sequence genome containing:
- the LOC125200608 gene encoding transcription factor EMB1444-like isoform X4, which translates into the protein MASRLQEALRSLCFNTGWEYVVFWKLKHRSRMMFTWADAYYEGNQYPDKKSTAGTLNEGSYSHDPLGLAVAKMSYQVYSLGEGVVGHVAVSGKHSWIFSDQHVVDASFSSEYYGAWQTQFSAGIKTIAVVPVIPLGVVQLGSLHKIAEDLKLVDHIRNVFCNKQDSLAGGIPTSFENTSRLDTCIRASHPAFQHCVAKVKGSEDEVDFWSQLISPLGEYVNNDHILPPKGGFLNKNLKMKMHESAECSNPENDILLPSSCENILTRQQQGEMEFVNDSKHVGESNGVGNSGKIAEVICAAPINNVRIEKSSLCNETLRTEGSQMFASNIPTYNIKSPAFPELPSLQMRLDSNPEVPIRPNCVEMQTSPFSFCAGYELFEALGPPFQKQNDCVWEAENIGSEMAVEISKGMSSCSLLMENSDMHLLDAVVAKASHKGDDTESEMSCRDTGESLLTADRTPCNSVGTLSSAGFSFDRDTSCSFNSVTYGSESMKGISPTSSRGSEYMESSQVPLKTSKKRARPGESCRPRPRDRQLIQDRIKELRELIPNGSKCSIDSLLERTIKHMIFMQSVTKHSEKLHKCSASKNNRSMHRMDVLWSLMQLLQPKISS
- the LOC125200608 gene encoding transcription factor EMB1444-like isoform X2; this translates as MASRLQEALRSLCFNTGWEYVVFWKLKHRSRMMFTWADAYYEGNQYPDKKSTAGTLNEGSYSHDPLGLAVAKMSYQVYSLGEGVVGHVAVSGKHSWIFSDQHVVDASFSSEYYGAWQTQFSAGIKTIAVVPVIPLGVVQLGSLHKIAEDLKLVDHIRNVFCNKQDSLAGGIPTSFENTSRLDTCIRASHPAFQHCVAKVKGSEDEVDFWSQLISPLGEYVNNDHILPPKGGFLNKNLKMKMHESAECSNPENDILLPSSCENILTRQQQGEMEFVNDSKHVGESNGVGNSGKIAEVICAAPINNVRIEKSSLCNETLRTEGSQMFASNIPTYNIKSPAFPELPSLQMRLDSNPEVPIRPNCVEMQTSPFSFCAGYELFEALGPPFQKQNDCVWEAENIGSEMAVEISKGMSSCSLLMENSDMHLLDAVVAKASHKGDDTESEMSCRDTGESLLTADRTPCNSVGTLSSAGFSFDRDTSCSFNSVTYGSESMKGISPTSSRGSEYMESSQVPLKTSKKRARPGESCRPRPRDRQLIQDRIKELRELIPNGSKCSIDSLLERTIKHMIFMQSVTKHSEKLHKCSASKMLCKECDQFLEIAETIRSLGLSILKGVSEAYGNKAWMCFVVENNRSMHRMDVLWSLMQLLQPKISS
- the LOC125200608 gene encoding transcription factor EMB1444-like isoform X1; translation: MASRLQEALRSLCFNTGWEYVVFWKLKHRSRMMFTWADAYYEGNQYPDKKSTAGTLNEGSYSHDPLGLAVAKMSYQVYSLGEGVVGHVAVSGKHSWIFSDQHVVDASFSSEYYGAWQTQFSAGIKTIAVVPVIPLGVVQLGSLHKIAEDLKLVDHIRNVFCNKQDSLAGGIPTSFENTSRLDTCIRASHPAFQHCVAKVKGSEDEVDFWSQLISPLGEYVNNDHILPPKGGFLNKNLKMKMHESAECSNPENDILLPSSCENILTRQQQGEMEFVNDSKHVGESNGVGNSGKIAEVICAAPINNVRIEKSSLCNETLRTEGSQMFASNIPTYNIKSPAFPELPSLQMRLDSNPEVPIRPNCVEMQTSPFSFCAGYELFEALGPPFQKQNDCVWEAENIGSEMAVEISKGMSSCSLLMENSDMHLLDAVVAKASHKGDDTESEMSCRDTGESLLTADRTPCNSVGTLSSAGFSFDRDTSCSFNSVTYGSESMKGISPTSSRGSEYMESSQVPLKTSKKRARPGESCRPRPRDRQLIQDRIKELRELIPNGSKCSIDSLLERTIKHMIFMQSVTKHSEKLHKCSASKFLDKDTGMRKFSRSEQGSSWAVEVGNDQKVCPIIVENINMNGQMLVEMLCKECDQFLEIAETIRSLGLSILKGVSEAYGNKAWMCFVVENNRSMHRMDVLWSLMQLLQPKISS
- the LOC125200608 gene encoding transcription factor EMB1444-like isoform X3 — protein: MWQFLGSIHGYFRISMLLTHHSHLSFVVILPDGTSFYIQYYGAWQTQFSAGIKTIAVVPVIPLGVVQLGSLHKIAEDLKLVDHIRNVFCNKQDSLAGGIPTSFENTSRLDTCIRASHPAFQHCVAKVKGSEDEVDFWSQLISPLGEYVNNDHILPPKGGFLNKNLKMKMHESAECSNPENDILLPSSCENILTRQQQGEMEFVNDSKHVGESNGVGNSGKIAEVICAAPINNVRIEKSSLCNETLRTEGSQMFASNIPTYNIKSPAFPELPSLQMRLDSNPEVPIRPNCVEMQTSPFSFCAGYELFEALGPPFQKQNDCVWEAENIGSEMAVEISKGMSSCSLLMENSDMHLLDAVVAKASHKGDDTESEMSCRDTGESLLTADRTPCNSVGTLSSAGFSFDRDTSCSFNSVTYGSESMKGISPTSSRGSEYMESSQVPLKTSKKRARPGESCRPRPRDRQLIQDRIKELRELIPNGSKCSIDSLLERTIKHMIFMQSVTKHSEKLHKCSASKFLDKDTGMRKFSRSEQGSSWAVEVGNDQKVCPIIVENINMNGQMLVEMLCKECDQFLEIAETIRSLGLSILKGVSEAYGNKAWMCFVVENNRSMHRMDVLWSLMQLLQPKISS